One Lepus europaeus isolate LE1 chromosome 4, mLepTim1.pri, whole genome shotgun sequence genomic window, AACACTTCCTTTCCCTTTTGTGTCTgtaccctcacctcctctccagccgcttgaatcttttaaaataattagtttcTTGCCAAGAGCCAAGCATCATCAGACTCCTTAACAAACAGCCTTCCCTACTCCCGACAACGACCTCGTCATGTAGCACATTAGCAGCCGCATCCTGAAGATGAACAATCTTGTCGGAAAAGGCTTAGAGAAGTCGAGACACTTGGGATGGTGGAGGCACTGGAGCTCTAACCCCCAAGTCAGGCTTCAAAGTTTGCATCTGAGTCAAGTTGAGCAAAAGTCTGATTGATCCACTGGCGGGACAGCGCCTTGAAACCTGGAGCGGAGTTGGGCAGAGTAGTGGGGACAGCAGGTGGCTGGGGGCTGGTGGGCAGGAAGTGATAGCCCGGCCCTTTTGGGTTCTCACTTTTAGATCCTTAGCGGCTGAGAAAGAAAACCACTGCGATTCAGgttgaaaaataaagtatttattttagaagttaaGTTAAGGGGTAAAGGGAGAAGAAAACTTAGCATTTTATTTGTATCTATTTGGAGGACGGAAATCAAAGATCACACAGCAACGCGCAAACTTCATGAAGCAACgaaaacagaaaatatgatgGGGCAAGAGGGGCTGAGGTGGGATGATATaaacccccacccctgctccccttCCCCAGGCAAAACTATAGATCAGTCTCCACGGAGTGACATTCACATAAAGCAGttgagttaaataaataaaaggaattaacGACGCTAGCAAAAACGATAATAAAAGCGCAAGATTAGATGTGTGGAAGGACTTGCATATGACTGGGGGAAGTACAGTGACTTTGGAGCAGCGGCCTCCGCGCGGAGCTGGTCGCCCACAAACGCCACGCGTGCGAGCTGGGTCCACGGCATACCAACCCTGGCTCTCCGGCAGTCAGTGTTACCTCGCAAACGCCAGCAGATCGTGGAGGtggccagagctggtgctgacTGCTGCTTGCAAATGGCCAAGGATCCCAGCGTTTTCACTCGCTGGACTGGGCCCACGTTTTCCGGAGCCCTGGTTACCGCGGAGAATAACAGCTCGGAGCTCAACATTCCCCGCAGATTTCCCTGAACCTAAATCCATACTACTTTTACGAGAATTTTCGGTAAACCAAAAGATAAGATGAATAAAATTCAGGCGAGGTCGGAAGTATATAAGGCTATCCTTTGGAAAGATAATGTGTATTTTACAAACTCTAATGCCTCTCCATACGTGTTCCTGTCCCGCTTGGATCTCCTAGACTTTCTGTTATTATATATCCGTCACATACTTTCCATCCCTTCCCCCTTTACCTAACCGCGCTCAGCAAAGTGGCGCTTTGAAAACCCCGGCTTCGGGCACTGGGGCGATTCACTATCTGCTAGGGGGCTCCAGCCCCGAGGTCGCGCCGGGCGAGTTTCAGCACCGCGGATAGCGCTCGTCCCTCCAGGCCCGCCcttgacttttttatttatttttttctttttctagcgACAAAACTTTTCTTGGTgggaatagaaagaaaaagaaagaaaggaagagaaggccGGGAGGCGACCGGGCGGAATCAAGGGGAAAGTCTGTGGCTTCGGGGGAGAAAGCCTGACCTGCCTGGGAACGCCGCGGAGTTCCCGGTAACCGGCTCccccatggggggtgggggtgggcgcctCAGGCTCTCCAGGCCCCGGCCGCTGCGCCCCGCCGCAGTCAGTGGACAGCCGAATACTTCATtcgtttctgtttctgtctctggttGCAGAACCAGACCCTCACCACGTTCTTTTTAAGGTCCAGTTTCTCGGCGATGGCTGCGATCTTCTCGGATGAGGGTCGGGGCTGGATGGCGAAATAAGCCTCGAGCGAGCGCTTCTCGGGCGCAGCAATGGACGTGCGTTTGCGCTTCCGCTCACTGCCGTTGAAGAGCTCGGGCTTGCTGTTCTTCTCTCGGTAGGCGGCCTCGGCCTCCTCcagccaggcctgcagcaccggcttgAGCGCGATCATGTTGTTgtgcgagagagtgagagactcgAACCTGCAGATGGTGCTCTGGCTGAGCGAGCCCACGCCGGGGATCTTGAGATTGGCTAGAGCCGCGCCCACGTCCGCCTGGGTCACCCCCAGCTTGATGCGCCGCTGCTTGAAGCGCTCGGCGAAGGCCTCGAGCTCGCGCGGGTCTGACTCCACGTCGCTGAGGCACGCGGGCATGGCGCTGTGCGGCGCCACCGCGTGCGGGTGACTCATGCCCATGGCTTGGTGCAGGTGGCCCATGGCGCCCAAGTGGTGCGGGTGGATCTGTGCGGGCATCACCGAGTGCTCCGGGGCGCCTAGGCCGCTCACGCTCAGTGTGGGCGAGATGTGCTCCAGCAGGTCGCCTTCGAGACCCTGGTGCACGGCGTGGTGCGGGTGCGAGGTGAGCGCCGCCGGGTGGGAGATGGGCACGGTGGACGAAGTGGACGTGCAGGGCACGCTGCTCATGGTATGGTAGGTGGCGTCGGGCTTGAACGGATGGTTCTTGCCGTGGGAGACGATATCCACCGCCGCCAGAGCCTCGGCGCGTGCCAGCAGGCTCTCATCAAAGCTTCCAAATATATTACCCTGCAGCTGCAAGCGAGAAGGCGCACAGCACGGTCAGTGGGGAATACTGTCAACTCAGgattaaaacacattttcaagCAACCGAGATGCCTCTCCTCAAAGCCCAGGTCATAAAAATTAATACGGAGGCGGCAGCTCTGCTGGAACAGACGTGTGGATCAGAGacatgaatgagagagagagcgcgcgccgGGAGAGAGCGCgggggagacaaggagaggggttCAGACAGCGGCGATTGTTCTGGGCGACATGAAAAAAACATGAAGCcagtgcctgtcaaaaaatgtgCCTTAGAGCGGTAATTATGCTCCACTACGTACCTGCGGGGCTGGGAGACAGACTCGGCGCATGGCCTCGGAGCCGGAGTGCAGGCTGGAGAATTTGGGCTCTTGCAGCACCGGGTGCATGCCGAAAGGCTGCTTGGCGTTCATGGCCATCATCTTCGCGCGCCTGGCAGGGAGGCAGCGGGGGACATGGAATCAGGCTCGTCTTGCTCGCTCGCCGTGCTCCAAGTGAGCGCTGCTCAGCGCCCGCGCTCCCCTCGCCCTCTCGCTcgctgcctcccctctcccccacctgctTCTTCACTCATCTTACAAGCAGCCTGCCAGGAAGGGCCCGGGCGCGCGCAGGCGTGCTCACGCGCCCGGGACTCGCAGGGGCGGCCCCGGAGGCCAGGCGAGACAGCCGCTCGCGGCGCGCCTCTctgcgcccgcccgcccgccgcggcTGCCCCTCCGCGGCATTTAtacccgggcctggcctggcctctcgccgcccgccccgccccgcctggcTCCAGCCCGCCAGACCTTCCGGACTCTTTCCTCTTCTTCGTGGACTCTtccccccgacccccaccccccaacaca contains:
- the POU4F3 gene encoding POU domain, class 4, transcription factor 3 — encoded protein: MMAMNAKQPFGMHPVLQEPKFSSLHSGSEAMRRVCLPAPQLQGNIFGSFDESLLARAEALAAVDIVSHGKNHPFKPDATYHTMSSVPCTSTSSTVPISHPAALTSHPHHAVHQGLEGDLLEHISPTLSVSGLGAPEHSVMPAQIHPHHLGAMGHLHQAMGMSHPHAVAPHSAMPACLSDVESDPRELEAFAERFKQRRIKLGVTQADVGAALANLKIPGVGSLSQSTICRFESLTLSHNNMIALKPVLQAWLEEAEAAYREKNSKPELFNGSERKRKRTSIAAPEKRSLEAYFAIQPRPSSEKIAAIAEKLDLKKNVVRVWFCNQRQKQKRMKYSAVH